From bacterium, a single genomic window includes:
- the nuoL gene encoding NADH-quinone oxidoreductase subunit L → MSTYYELAWLIPALPLFSFIITVLFTRNYKTLTAWIACAAVMTSFYLSVRVMLDMYNGAGTAQTLTLEWIPLGKALEVTIGVYLDPLSVMMLIVVTTVSMLVHIYSLGYMAHEDGKARFFSYLSLFTFSMLGLVLSDNVLQMFIFWELVGLCSYLLIGYYYDKKSAADAAKKAFSVTRAGDLGFFMAVLIAWGYFGTFNFAEIQQQYGQTAEWLARAFPFLIFFGAMGKSGQFPLHIWLPDAMEGPTPVSALIHAATMVVAGIFLVARAVMIFAGSPDTMLFVAYIGGFTAIFAATIAIAQHDIKRILAFSTLSQLGYMMMALGIGGMVGVNNFSHGHSGTDLALMGQTAGTFHLFTHAFFKALLFLGSGSVIHAMHTNNIWEMGGIRSKMKITVWTFLIGTLALAGIPPFAGFWSKDEILALAMEVGNIHGYVLFGVGLTAAFFTAFYMFRLCFVAFWGEVPEKKHPHESPVSMTLPLVVLGILSIVAGLIGNADIAHALGLKTYAAFLNPTWEHEGVFHLSIAAISAGVAVLGILVAFIMYAKRSPEWTTEMHDPLRSKLGRLYVHLENKWYIDEIWRWILNQILFRISAACAWFDRNIVDGSVDLVGFITTRIGILMQPVQSGRLQSYILVVMLALFIILATLYVAIPEILVAMYR, encoded by the coding sequence GTGTCTACTTATTATGAATTAGCCTGGCTCATTCCTGCACTGCCTTTATTTTCATTCATCATCACAGTTTTATTTACGCGGAATTACAAAACGCTGACGGCATGGATTGCATGCGCGGCCGTTATGACGTCATTTTATTTATCGGTCCGTGTGATGCTGGATATGTACAACGGCGCCGGAACAGCTCAAACTTTAACGTTGGAATGGATTCCGCTCGGGAAGGCTCTTGAAGTAACCATCGGTGTTTACCTCGATCCTTTGTCGGTGATGATGTTGATCGTCGTGACAACGGTATCGATGTTGGTTCATATTTATTCTCTGGGTTACATGGCGCATGAAGACGGCAAAGCGAGATTTTTTTCCTATTTGTCGCTATTTACTTTTTCAATGCTTGGATTGGTTCTTTCGGACAACGTACTGCAGATGTTTATTTTCTGGGAACTCGTTGGTTTGTGTTCATACTTATTGATCGGTTACTATTACGATAAAAAATCGGCCGCCGATGCAGCCAAAAAAGCGTTCTCAGTTACGCGCGCAGGCGATTTGGGATTTTTCATGGCCGTGCTGATTGCATGGGGATATTTCGGAACATTTAATTTTGCCGAAATTCAACAACAATACGGTCAGACTGCGGAATGGCTTGCGAGAGCATTTCCGTTTTTAATTTTCTTTGGTGCAATGGGCAAGAGCGGACAGTTTCCATTGCATATCTGGTTGCCGGACGCGATGGAAGGCCCGACGCCTGTTTCCGCATTGATTCACGCCGCGACGATGGTCGTAGCCGGAATTTTCTTGGTCGCTCGCGCCGTGATGATTTTCGCCGGTTCACCGGATACAATGTTATTTGTTGCATATATTGGCGGTTTCACGGCTATTTTCGCGGCGACTATTGCTATCGCTCAGCACGATATCAAACGTATTTTGGCATTTTCAACGTTGAGTCAACTAGGATATATGATGATGGCGTTGGGGATTGGCGGTATGGTCGGCGTCAATAATTTTTCACACGGCCATTCCGGCACTGATCTCGCTTTAATGGGGCAGACGGCGGGAACGTTTCATCTCTTCACACACGCATTTTTCAAAGCGTTGCTGTTCCTCGGTTCCGGCAGTGTGATCCATGCCATGCATACGAATAATATTTGGGAGATGGGCGGCATTCGATCGAAAATGAAAATTACGGTTTGGACGTTTCTGATAGGAACGCTTGCGTTAGCAGGAATTCCGCCGTTTGCAGGATTTTGGAGTAAAGATGAAATTTTAGCCTTAGCGATGGAAGTGGGTAATATCCACGGCTACGTGTTATTTGGCGTCGGTTTAACGGCTGCTTTTTTCACAGCTTTTTATATGTTCAGATTGTGTTTCGTTGCGTTCTGGGGCGAAGTGCCGGAGAAAAAACATCCGCACGAATCGCCGGTGAGTATGACATTGCCGCTGGTGGTATTGGGTATTTTATCCATTGTAGCCGGGCTGATCGGTAATGCCGATATTGCCCATGCTTTGGGTTTAAAAACGTATGCTGCTTTTCTGAATCCAACGTGGGAACACGAAGGTGTTTTTCATTTGTCGATCGCAGCCATTTCAGCCGGAGTGGCCGTATTGGGAATTCTAGTTGCATTCATAATGTATGCTAAACGGTCGCCGGAATGGACGACTGAAATGCATGATCCGTTACGAAGCAAACTTGGCCGCTTATATGTTCATCTGGAAAATAAATGGTACATCGATGAGATCTGGCGTTGGATCCTCAATCAAATTTTGTTCCGCATTTCTGCGGCCTGTGCATGGTTTGACCGGAATATCGTCGACGGCTCCGTCGATCTGGTTGGATTTATCACGACTCGAATCGGAATCCTGATGCAGCCGGTACAGAGCGGTCGTCTGCAAAGTTATATCCTTGTCGTGATGCTGGCGCTGTTTATAATCCTGGCAACGTTGTATGTTGCAATTCCTGAAATTCTCGTAGCCATGTACCGGTGA